From a single Stomoxys calcitrans chromosome 4, idStoCalc2.1, whole genome shotgun sequence genomic region:
- the LOC106089080 gene encoding septin-2 isoform X2: protein MSKTPSFDKDRDYIGFATLPEQVHRKSVKRGFEFTLMVVGESGLGKSTLINSLFLGDMYKNRVMPPVEERIEKTTRIEKKTMDIEERGVRLRLTVVDTPGFGDSINCEDSWRVCTAYIDEQFRQYFTDESGLNRRNIQDNRVHCCLYFVPPWGHSLRQMDLDLLRRLHRKVNIVLVIGKADCLTKTEVRNLKERILRDLEDNHIQLYQFPECDSDEDDDFKQQDRELKASIPFAVVGSNVILDIAGKKVRGRQYPWGVVNVEDPEHSDFIKLRTFLISTHMQDLKDTTQDVHYENFRAQCISQISQHALRERGKLKRDSISSTNGFEAAITETDRLLLQKDEEIRRMQDMLTQMQEKLKQTHLMEMKKNDSVIDV, encoded by the exons CTAAAACACCATCTTTCGACAAGGATCGTGATTATATAGGTTTTGCAACGCTGCCCGAACAAGTTCATAGGAAATCGGTTAAACGTGGCTTTGAATTCACCCTCATGGTGGTGGGTGAATCGGGTTTGGGCAAATCGACCCTAATCAATAGCCTTTTTCTGGGTGATATGTACAAGAATCGTGTTATGCCACCCGTGGAAGAGAGAATTGAGAAAACCACTCGTATTGAGAAGAAGACCATGGATATTGAAGAGCGTGGAGTACGACTACGATTAACAGTGGTGGACACTCCAGGCTTTGGAGATTCGATCAATTGTGAGGATAGCTGGAGAGTGTGCACGGCGTACATAGATGAACAG TTTCGTCAATATTTCACAGATGAAAGTGGCTTGAATAGACGCAACATTCAGGATAATCGAGTTCATTGCTGTCTGTATTTTGTACCACCCTGGGGTCACAG CCTACGCCAAATGGATTTGGACCTCTTACGCCGTTTGCATCGTAAAGTCAATATTGTCTTGGTTATCGGCAAGGCCGATTGTCTAACCAAAACCGAGGTACGCAATCTTAAGGAACGCATACTACGCGATTTGGAAGATAATCACATACAACTGTATCAATTCCCCGAATGTGATTCCGATGAGGATGATGACTTCAAGCAACAGGATCGTGAGCTCAAAGCCTCCATACCATTTGCGGTGGTGGGCAGCAATGtcattttagatatagccggaAAAAAGGTGCGTGGCCGCCAATACCCTTGGGGTGTGGTCAATGTAGAAGATCCCGAACACAGTGATTTCATTAAGTTGCGTACATTCCTTATCTCCACCCATATGCAAGACTTGAAAGACACCACCCAAGATGTGCACTATGAGAATTTCCGTGCACAGTGTATTTCACAAATATCCCAACATGCTCTGCGTGAACGGGGTAAATTGAAGCGTGATTCCATAAGCTCGACCAATGGTTTTGAGGCAGCCATCACGGAAACAGATCGCCTGCTGCTGCAAAAGGATGAGGAGATACGTCGCATGCAGGATATGCTAACGCAAATGCAGGAGAAACTAAAGCAGACACATCTCATGGAGATGAAAAAGAATGACAGTGTCATAGATGTTTAG